The Sorex araneus isolate mSorAra2 chromosome 5, mSorAra2.pri, whole genome shotgun sequence genome has a segment encoding these proteins:
- the CSF1 gene encoding macrophage colony-stimulating factor 1 isoform X2, producing MTARGAAGRCPPTTWLGPWLLLAGLLVSRSVTEEVPESCSHMIGNGHLQNLQKLIDSQMETSCQITFEFVDQEQLKDPVCYLKKAFLLVQDILEDTMRFKDNTPNANVIMQLQELSLNLKSCFTKDYEEQDKACVRTFNETPLQLLEKIKNVFNETKYLLKNDWNVFSKNCNKSFAKCSSQDVVTKPDCNCLYPKATPSSGPASALPLQSLAPSKAPLASLSRAGSRGTEDNSLLPSEQPLHTADPGSAKQRPPRSTCQSFETLESPSVEGGPTGSSPGPGPGLEDVLNSVLDANWELEEASGETSAGPDPHQAELSSSRPAGGSVQAGTIGAIYSLHEVSALPGSTKGQQQADAPSTLTPGVGSLRPTSQALKHMPQKTDGSVALPRDRRDSAGTSTLVPPGLGSPSTLSAQPHLSRSPTLPLGELEGKRSTRDRRSPTELEGAPAGAGGVWPPARFNSVPLTDAGRGSQPAGLSDPQLSSFVFHLLVPGIILVLLAVGGLLFYRRKRRSHHRQPQTEESPMEQPEGSPLTQDADRQVEAPV from the exons ACATGGCTGGGCCCCTGGCTGCTGCTGGCTGGTCTCCTGGTGAGCAGGAGTGTCACCGAGGAAGTGCCAGAGAGCTGTAGTCACATGATCGGCAATGGACACCTGCAGAACCTACAGAAGCtg ATTGACAGCCAGATGGAGACCTCATGCCAAATTACCTTTGAGTTTGTCGACCAGGAGCAGCTG AAGGATCCTGTGTGCTACTTGAAGAAGGCATTTCTGCTGGTGCAGGACATTCTGGAGGACACCATGCGATTCAAAGACAACACCCCCAACGCCAACGTCATCATGCAGCTCCAGGAACTGTCTCTGAATCTCAAGAGCTGCTTCACCAAAGACTATGAGGAGCAGGACAAG GCCTGTGTCCGAACTTTCAATGAGACGCCCCTCCAGTTGCTGGAGAAGATCAAGAATGTTTTTAATGAGACAAAGTATCTCCTTAAAAATGACTGGAATGTTTTCAGCAAGAATTGCAACAAGAGCTTTGCTAAATGCTCCAGCCAAG ATGTGGTGACCAAGCCTGATTGCAACTGCCTGTACCCCAAAGCCACCCCTAGCAGtggcccagcctctgccctccctctgcAGTCCCTCGCCCCCTCCAAGGCCCCTCTGGCCAGCTTGAGCAGGGCTGGTTCTCGGGGAACGGAAGACAATTCCCTCTTGCCCAGTGAGCAGCCCCTTCACACAGCGGATCCAGGCAGTGCCAAGCAGCGACCCCCCAGGAGTACCTGCCAGAGCTTTGAGACGCTGGAGTCCCCCAGCGTCGAGGGCGGCCCCACCGGAAGTTCACCTGGGCCAGGTCCGGGGCTAGAGGACGTTCTCAACTCTGTACTGGATGCTAACTGGGAGCTGGAAGAGGCCTCTGGAGAGACAAGTGCGGGTCCTGACCCTCACCAGGCAGAGCTCTCCTCCTCGAGGCCAGCCGGAGGCAGTGTCCAGGCAGGGACAATTGGCGCCATCTACTCCCTCCACGAAGTATCTGCACTCCCAGGATCCACCAAGGGCCAGCAGCAGGCGGACGCTCCCAGCACCCTGACGCCTGGGGTGGGGTCCCTGAGACCCACAAGCCAGGCTCTGAAGCACATGCCCCAGAAGACAGATGGTTCAGTAGCCCTGCCCAGAGACCGCCGAGATTCCGCCGGGACCTCGACCCTCGTCCCACCTGGCCTCGGCAGCCCCTCCACCCTGTCTGCCCAGCCGCACCTTTCCAGAAGCCCCACTCTGCCCCTCGGGGAGCTGGAGGGCAAGAGGAGCACCAGGGACCGGAGGAGCCCCACAGAGCTGGAAGGAGCACCAGCCGGCGCAGGCGGTGTCTGGCCCCCAGCCCGTTTTAACTCAGTTCCTTTGACTGACGCAGGCCGAGGCAGCCAGCCCGCAGGACTCTCCGACCCCCAACTCTCCAGCTTTGTCTTCCACCTCCTGGTGCCAGGCATCATCCTGGTCCTGCTCGCTGTTGGCGGCCTGCTCTTTTACAGGCGGAAGCGGCGG AGCCACCATCGGCAGCCTCAGACAGAGGAGTCCCCCATGGAGCAACCTGAGGGCAG CCCCCTGACTCAGGATGCAGACAGACAGGTGGAAGCACCAGTGTAG
- the CSF1 gene encoding macrophage colony-stimulating factor 1 isoform X1: MTARGAAGRCPPTTWLGPWLLLAGLLVSRSVTEEVPESCSHMIGNGHLQNLQKLIDSQMETSCQITFEFVDQEQLKDPVCYLKKAFLLVQDILEDTMRFKDNTPNANVIMQLQELSLNLKSCFTKDYEEQDKACVRTFNETPLQLLEKIKNVFNETKYLLKNDWNVFSKNCNKSFAKCSSQDVVTKPDCNCLYPKATPSSGPASALPLQSLAPSKAPLASLSRAGSRGTEDNSLLPSEQPLHTADPGSAKQRPPRSTCQSFETLESPSVEGGPTGSSPGPGPGLEDVLNSVLDANWELEEASGETSAGPDPHQAELSSSRPAGGSVQAGTIGAIYSLHEVSALPGSTKGQQQADAPSTLTPGVGSLRPTSQALKHMPQKTDGSVALPRDRRDSAGTSTLVPPGLGSPSTLSAQPHLSRSPTLPLGELEGKRSTRDRRSPTELEGAPAGAGGVWPPARFNSVPLTDAGRGSQPAGLSDPQLSSFVFHLLVPGIILVLLAVGGLLFYRRKRRRGSSLSLTPQRASLLSCPQSHHRQPQTEESPMEQPEGSPLTQDADRQVEAPV; this comes from the exons ACATGGCTGGGCCCCTGGCTGCTGCTGGCTGGTCTCCTGGTGAGCAGGAGTGTCACCGAGGAAGTGCCAGAGAGCTGTAGTCACATGATCGGCAATGGACACCTGCAGAACCTACAGAAGCtg ATTGACAGCCAGATGGAGACCTCATGCCAAATTACCTTTGAGTTTGTCGACCAGGAGCAGCTG AAGGATCCTGTGTGCTACTTGAAGAAGGCATTTCTGCTGGTGCAGGACATTCTGGAGGACACCATGCGATTCAAAGACAACACCCCCAACGCCAACGTCATCATGCAGCTCCAGGAACTGTCTCTGAATCTCAAGAGCTGCTTCACCAAAGACTATGAGGAGCAGGACAAG GCCTGTGTCCGAACTTTCAATGAGACGCCCCTCCAGTTGCTGGAGAAGATCAAGAATGTTTTTAATGAGACAAAGTATCTCCTTAAAAATGACTGGAATGTTTTCAGCAAGAATTGCAACAAGAGCTTTGCTAAATGCTCCAGCCAAG ATGTGGTGACCAAGCCTGATTGCAACTGCCTGTACCCCAAAGCCACCCCTAGCAGtggcccagcctctgccctccctctgcAGTCCCTCGCCCCCTCCAAGGCCCCTCTGGCCAGCTTGAGCAGGGCTGGTTCTCGGGGAACGGAAGACAATTCCCTCTTGCCCAGTGAGCAGCCCCTTCACACAGCGGATCCAGGCAGTGCCAAGCAGCGACCCCCCAGGAGTACCTGCCAGAGCTTTGAGACGCTGGAGTCCCCCAGCGTCGAGGGCGGCCCCACCGGAAGTTCACCTGGGCCAGGTCCGGGGCTAGAGGACGTTCTCAACTCTGTACTGGATGCTAACTGGGAGCTGGAAGAGGCCTCTGGAGAGACAAGTGCGGGTCCTGACCCTCACCAGGCAGAGCTCTCCTCCTCGAGGCCAGCCGGAGGCAGTGTCCAGGCAGGGACAATTGGCGCCATCTACTCCCTCCACGAAGTATCTGCACTCCCAGGATCCACCAAGGGCCAGCAGCAGGCGGACGCTCCCAGCACCCTGACGCCTGGGGTGGGGTCCCTGAGACCCACAAGCCAGGCTCTGAAGCACATGCCCCAGAAGACAGATGGTTCAGTAGCCCTGCCCAGAGACCGCCGAGATTCCGCCGGGACCTCGACCCTCGTCCCACCTGGCCTCGGCAGCCCCTCCACCCTGTCTGCCCAGCCGCACCTTTCCAGAAGCCCCACTCTGCCCCTCGGGGAGCTGGAGGGCAAGAGGAGCACCAGGGACCGGAGGAGCCCCACAGAGCTGGAAGGAGCACCAGCCGGCGCAGGCGGTGTCTGGCCCCCAGCCCGTTTTAACTCAGTTCCTTTGACTGACGCAGGCCGAGGCAGCCAGCCCGCAGGACTCTCCGACCCCCAACTCTCCAGCTTTGTCTTCCACCTCCTGGTGCCAGGCATCATCCTGGTCCTGCTCGCTGTTGGCGGCCTGCTCTTTTACAGGCGGAAGCGGCGG AGAGGATCATCACTCTCCCTGACTCCTCAGAGGgcctctcttctctcctgtccCCAGAGCCACCATCGGCAGCCTCAGACAGAGGAGTCCCCCATGGAGCAACCTGAGGGCAG CCCCCTGACTCAGGATGCAGACAGACAGGTGGAAGCACCAGTGTAG